From the genome of Sphingobacterium sp. UGAL515B_05:
GCACCTCATTTATCAGATTAAATACAATAATCAACCCTTTCTTGCGGAATATTTTGGCTATCTATACGGCTTAAAATTAATAGATGTAAAGGCCTATCAGGATATCGACTGTATTGTTCCTGTGCCGTTACACAGGAGCAAACTCCGAAAAAGAGGCTATAATCAATCCACTTACTTTGGAAGGGGGTTGTCTAGAGCGATGGAAATCCCACTGCGTGAAGATATTTTGGTAAGAAAGAAGGCGACAATTAGTCAAACAGGTAAGGGACGACTCGACCGTTACGAAAATGTAAGTGATATTTTCGATTGTCGGGCCACTGGGGTGCCGGCCAATGTACATATTCTATTGGTGGACGATGTGCTAACAACAGGCGCTACGATTGTTTCCGCGACATTAGCACTCTTAGATGCTATTGACTGTCGGATATCTATTGCCACTTTAGCGAGGGCCTAGACCAAATTTGCCCATAGCGTTTAGATTTATTTGGTAACACGCTCAATAAAAATGAAAAGGTCAAAACTAACGCAATACGGTGTTTACTACCGTCTGTTCACATAGTTTAGCAAATAGGCAAACCCGGCCATACCTATTCCGATTGTGTCTGCAAATAAATCCCACCAATCTCCACTGCGATAAGTAAAAATATAAAGTTGAAGCAATTCTGTCAGTCCGGCAAATAAAAATCCGAGGATAGAAACGATGAAGATGGGTAGCCAACGGGTTGGTTTACCGCTGAATTGCTGGATCACACCATTGTATAACAACGTACAGAAAACAAAAAACATACCGCAATGAACTAATTTATCCATACCCGGATAGGCGGGAACTGCGTCAAAATTATTGCCGGGGAGCGTGCATAAAATAATAACTATTATGGCCCAGATAAAAGACCACTTATAGTCTAATAAGATTTTAATCATGGCGTTAAATATCTAAAAATTTCCTGATAGAAATAAAAATATTATGAATTTAAAAATTATTCATCTGTAAATCAGCTTTTTAATAAAATTGTCTTGTCTTGTATGGTACTATGTATTGCATGGTACCATAAAATACATATATCTTTGTATTGTTATGATAGCTGAAAATACACAAATCCAAATGAGGAAGGGGATACTTGAATATTGTATCCTATCCATAATTTCTCGAGGAGAAATTTATGCCTCCGATATTATCAGCGAACTGAAGAAAGCTCAATTATTGGTTGTGGAAGGAACCTTATATCCGCTTTTAACACGTCTAAAAAACAATGGCCTGTTAAGCTATATATGGAAGGAGTCGACTTCAGGTCCGCCTAGAAAATATTATGAAATTACCCAAGAAGGGTTAGAAGTCCTTTTGCGACTAGATGTTACCTGGAATGAGCTTGTGTTTGCCGTAAACACGTCATTGGTGGGTAGAAACAATGATTCAACTAAACCAGTCAAAGATAACAACGATGAATAAGACAATAATTATCAACATAAATAGTATCGTCTTCCATATTGAAGAGGATGCTTATGAGGTGCTTCGCTCCTACATGATTGATATAAAGAAGCACTTTGGACAATCAGAAGATAGTAAGGAGATTTTAGAGGACATCGAAAATCGGATTTCAGAAATGTTTACTGAAAAGATTCAGGCCGGCAGTAAGGAAGTTCTTAATATGGATGATGTTAATGCCGTGATTGGGCAGATGGGGAGCGTTAGCGATTTTGAATCTGAAGATCAGGATGGTTACGGGGCTTTTCAGCGTCAGCCGAATGCAGATGGGTTTAAAGTAGGGAAGAAGCTGATGCGCGACCCTGATGACAAAGTTTTCAGTGGAGTATGTAGCGGACTGGGACATTTTTTTGGCATTGAGGCCAAATGGGTACGTTTACTCTTTGCTTTATTTGTTGTGATCGGTGGATCGGGCGTATTGGTCTATGTCATCCTATGGATCGTCATGCCGCTCGCTGTAACTCGTGCAGATAAGATGGAAATGCGTGGGGAGGCACCGAATATTCAGAACTTCAAACGTTCTTTCGATGAAGAAATGAGCGGGGTAAAGGATTCGTTTTCGAGGGGAATGGACCGTACAGGTGATAGTGTTACTAAATTATTGCAGGTCTTTGTGAAGGTCATCGGCGTGTTCTTTGTTATTATTGTTGGGTTGACGCTCATCGGGTTGATTATTGGACTTATCTTCTTTGCACTGGCTATTGTGAACGTAATTCCTGACGTCATGGACGATTCTGGTCCTTTTTATCTCATGAATCCGAGCGATGTACCTTTTGCTTTGATAGCGGGTTTCTTGGCCATTTTTATCCCTTTTGCCGGATTGTTCTATTTGCTTCTCCGCGTTCTCTTCGAGAAAAAGCCAATGAACAATTATTTAACTACCATTTTGTTTTTGGTTTGGTTGGCATCAATAGGTGCTATTATCTACTACGCTACATCGGTAGCGAAGGAGTTCAAAGAGTCCAGTACGATTGTTGAAGAGAAACCGCTGCAAAAACAAGCTGCTTATTACTTAAATGAAAATGATATTCGGGTAATTCGTTTAAAAAATGGCGTAAAAAGCGGTTTGGGTATAAGAAACGAAAACCTCTCTACTTATCTGAGACGTAATATTCGTATCCGTGTCGAACGTATCGATTCTCTACAGGAACCTTATGTACGTTATGAGTATTCGGCTAAAGGAAATTCCTATAAAGTTGCAACAGACAGAGCAGGTAAAATTAATTATGCGTTGAGACAAGATAGTACGTCATTAACATTTGACAATGCCTTCCAGTTGAATGAAGGTGAACTCTATCGGGATCAAGAGGTCAATATTACCTTGTTTCTCCCAGTAGGCACCAAATTGATCATCAATGATAATCTTAAAGATAAATTAAGAGATATTTCATTCTACGAATGTCGGGATCGTTATCGGGAAGATCTAGGGGATGTAAAAGATGTTGAGTTTGTGGTCACTTCACTCGGTTTGAAATGTGCATTGCCACCCAAAAAGTTAGATGACAGTGACGAAGCAGATGCTAAAGGCAATGAAGTAATCGCAAATGATACGTCTGTTGTCATCCGCAGAGATACCATTATCAATGTCAAAAAAGATGGTGTGACCATAGAGACAAAAAAGAAATAACATAAACCATGTCTTCCGCCTTCAGGCGGAAGACAAATTATTGAAGCTGTAACCAATCGAAAGTTATTACTTACTCTCGTGTAATAAGCGCTTTAATACCACCAAAAATAAATGCTATTGCACCTATTTATAAACGAATGAAAAGATATTTTTACCTCTTACTCTTAAATTTTTTGATAGTTACATTTGCCCATGCACAAGTAAAAATTACCGGTAAAGTGCAGTCGGCAGACAATTCCGCTTTGCCTTTGGCAACTGTATATCTAACGAAATCGAATACCACTGTTATTTTGAAAGCGGTGGTTACGGACGAAAATGGAGAATACGAATTTTCGGATGTGCGTGCCGGAAACTATCGTATTGACGTCAAAATGGTTGGATATACGGCCAATAAGAGCAACGTTTTTGATATCAGTAAATCAGATTATAAGGTCCCAACGATCCTGCTGAACACGGACACACGAAAATTGCAGGAGGTCGCCGTAGAGGGTAAGCGGCCGATGGTTGAGAGCAAGCCTGGTAAACTGGTTTTAAATGTGGAAAACTCTCCCTTGGCCGCAGGGAATAATGCCTTAGATATTGTACAGCGCGCTCCTGGTGTGAGTTTAGATAACAATAATAATCTACAGTTGATGGGTCAATCGGGTGTTTCAGTCACCATCGATGGGCGGCAGACCTATATGTCGGGTGAACAGTTGGTGAATTTTTTGAAGAGTACGGATGGCAACCAGATTAAGTCCGTCGAAGTTATCACTACCCGGGCAGCAAAAGATGATGCGGAGGGGGCCGTAGGGACTATAAATATCGTGCTCAAGAAAAATCGGATGGAAGGTTTTAACGGAACCTTTAACATGACGGCAGGTAGAGGAGAAAAATTTAGGGGGAATAGCTCTTTATCCTTAAACTATAAAAAGAACAACACGACAGTATTTGGATCGTATGCATATTCGGATGAGAAAAGTCACCGGAAGCTCCTGCTTGACCGTGTTATTCAGAATAAAGGGGAAAAGACCTATTTTAAACAAAGGTCGATATTGGATGAAAAAGAACAAAACCATTCCTATCGCTTCGGTGTTGAGCAAAGGACATCAGCCAGAAATACGTTAACCGTGCAGTTTAATGGTTCGAATAATATCGAATACAATGATAACGATAGTAAGACCAATGTCGGAAAGTCTTTTACAACATTGGATTCGCTTTTGATTTCGACATCGCAATTCAAAGAGTTATTTGATCGGTACTCTGCTAATTTAAACAATGAGTTTAGAATTGATTCCAATGGGAGAAAACTTACCCTTGATCTGGATTGGAGTAAATTCAAAAGCAGTAAGCGCGTGGGGTATAATAATCAATATTTTGATGGTCAGATGAATGCGATTACTCCTGAGGAGATCCAACGGAGTAGAATGCCGATCGGAATCGATATCTATGTTGCTAAATTGGATTATGAACAACCGCTATCTAAGGTATCCAAGCTTGAAATGGGAGCTAAATATTCTAATGTGACGTCGGATAACGACTTAACCTTTGAAGATTTTTTGGACAATACTTGGATGAATAACACAAAGCGTACAAATCATTTTGTGTATAAGGAACAGATCGCAGCTGGATATATAGACTATAATAATACGATAGGAAAATGGGGGCTGAAGATCGGAGCGAGAGGAGAATATACATTTTCTGACGGAAACTCATTGACCTTAAATAAGCAGGTGAAGCGGAACTACTTTAAACTTTTTCCGAATGCAAATCTGACATATACCCTCGATGAGAATCACATCCTTTCCCTAGGTTATGCAAGGAAAATCACCCGTCCTAATTACCGACAGTTGAATCCTTTTGATTATTTCATTGATAAACTAACCTTCGAACGTGGCAATCCTTATCTGAATCCGCAATTCTCCAATGAATTCACCCTAAATTATACGTTAATGCAACGTTATAATGTGACATTGGGTATTAACGATGTGCGGGATGCGATTGTAGAGAGTATGGGGCAAGATTCGGTACTGAAACAGACTTGGGTTATACGTGAAAATTTAGGTAAGAATTTGACAGCTTATCTGAATCTGAACATTCCGATTACGGTAACCAAAATTTGGAGCATGAATAACAATATTACGGGCATCCATTTTAACTTTAATGGCATGGTGGGCGGTCATCCACTTAAAAGGAAATCCTTTCTTTTGCAAGCGACATCGATGCACAATTTAAAGTTGGCGAAAAGTCTGTCGGCTAATGTGAATTTGAGGTATTTCTCTCCTTTCAAATATAATGTATACGATATGAGGGCCCGTTGGGATATGGAGGTTGGAGCGACAAAGACATTTAAGGATCAACGTAGTTCTTTGAAGCTGGCTGTGAGTGATTTGTTTAATACAGGGAATCAGAATCTGAAAACTAATTTTGGAGATTTTGACTCCAGTATCAGGCAATACCAAGATCGTCGTGTGGTTCGATTAACCTATTCGTATAAATTTGGAAATTTAAAAAATAACTATCGTAAGAAAGATACGAGTAACGAGGAAAAGGAAAGAGCACAATAGCTACTGACCATTATGTCGTTTCAAAAGGCCGTAGGAATATTTTTGCTTACGGCTTTTTATTTAGTCATTGATGACTAGCTCGGTAGGTAATACACGCGTTTCAAATTCTGTAATCGGATATTTGGCTTCTATTAATTTGATAAGAAGTTCCGTAGCGATTTTCCCCATTTCGAAAGCAGGTTGTCTTATGGCGGTTACTTTAGATGAAAATAGTTCGACAACATTAGAGTTTGTAAATCCGGCAATAGCAATATCGTTACAGGCTTCAAAATTTCTTTTTTTCACGACATGAAGATATCCTGTAGTTAACTTATCGCCAGAAATAAAAATAGCATCAAAACCAAGCCGGATAAGCTCTTCAATTGCACTTTCGATCTCTTCCAAATGTAGCCCTCCATATTGACAATATTTAACCAAATCTGGATCGAAATCAATATGATTAGCCATCAGAGCCTTTTTATAGCCAATTAATCTGTCCTTCGTTATAGACAACGATTTAGAGTTTGTAAGATGTGCAATTTTCTTATTTCCAAGTTTTATGAGGTGCTGGGTGGCATCATAGGCTCCTTGCTGATTGTTTACGATGACTTTGTATGTGTCGAACTGTTGTGGAATCCGATCAAAAAATACAATTGGAAATCCACGTTCTTTTAATTGGTGGAGATAAGAAATATCTTCGGTTTCTGAGGACAAGGCAATTAATAACCCATCTATGCCTCTGGATGTAAGATACTCGACATTCAGCCTTTCCCTTTCCGAAGACTCATGTGTCTGTGAAATGATGATATGAAAATTCTTGTCATAGGCAATAGATTCGACACCGTTTATGACTTGGGAAAAAAAATTATTGGCTATTTCGCTGACAATGATACCAATGGAGTGGCTTCGACGCTCCTTTAAACTCCTTGCAATGGGATTCGCACGATAATTGATTTTTTCGGCATATTCCAATACAATCTTTTTTGTTTCAGGACTTATTTCATAACTATCTCTTAATGCTCTGGAAATGGTG
Proteins encoded in this window:
- a CDS encoding ComF family protein, with the protein product MKSELNKLFGDFLAIFFPRECGCCGCVLKYQEKFICIACDFHLPYTNFHEYSDNDTARQLWGKAPVEEACSFLFMQKDSRVEHLIYQIKYNNQPFLAEYFGYLYGLKLIDVKAYQDIDCIVPVPLHRSKLRKRGYNQSTYFGRGLSRAMEIPLREDILVRKKATISQTGKGRLDRYENVSDIFDCRATGVPANVHILLVDDVLTTGATIVSATLALLDAIDCRISIATLARA
- a CDS encoding VanZ family protein, which codes for MIKILLDYKWSFIWAIIVIILCTLPGNNFDAVPAYPGMDKLVHCGMFFVFCTLLYNGVIQQFSGKPTRWLPIFIVSILGFLFAGLTELLQLYIFTYRSGDWWDLFADTIGIGMAGFAYLLNYVNRR
- a CDS encoding PadR family transcriptional regulator; protein product: MIAENTQIQMRKGILEYCILSIISRGEIYASDIISELKKAQLLVVEGTLYPLLTRLKNNGLLSYIWKESTSGPPRKYYEITQEGLEVLLRLDVTWNELVFAVNTSLVGRNNDSTKPVKDNNDE
- a CDS encoding PspC domain-containing protein, which produces MNKTIIININSIVFHIEEDAYEVLRSYMIDIKKHFGQSEDSKEILEDIENRISEMFTEKIQAGSKEVLNMDDVNAVIGQMGSVSDFESEDQDGYGAFQRQPNADGFKVGKKLMRDPDDKVFSGVCSGLGHFFGIEAKWVRLLFALFVVIGGSGVLVYVILWIVMPLAVTRADKMEMRGEAPNIQNFKRSFDEEMSGVKDSFSRGMDRTGDSVTKLLQVFVKVIGVFFVIIVGLTLIGLIIGLIFFALAIVNVIPDVMDDSGPFYLMNPSDVPFALIAGFLAIFIPFAGLFYLLLRVLFEKKPMNNYLTTILFLVWLASIGAIIYYATSVAKEFKESSTIVEEKPLQKQAAYYLNENDIRVIRLKNGVKSGLGIRNENLSTYLRRNIRIRVERIDSLQEPYVRYEYSAKGNSYKVATDRAGKINYALRQDSTSLTFDNAFQLNEGELYRDQEVNITLFLPVGTKLIINDNLKDKLRDISFYECRDRYREDLGDVKDVEFVVTSLGLKCALPPKKLDDSDEADAKGNEVIANDTSVVIRRDTIINVKKDGVTIETKKK
- a CDS encoding TonB-dependent receptor domain-containing protein, with product MKRYFYLLLLNFLIVTFAHAQVKITGKVQSADNSALPLATVYLTKSNTTVILKAVVTDENGEYEFSDVRAGNYRIDVKMVGYTANKSNVFDISKSDYKVPTILLNTDTRKLQEVAVEGKRPMVESKPGKLVLNVENSPLAAGNNALDIVQRAPGVSLDNNNNLQLMGQSGVSVTIDGRQTYMSGEQLVNFLKSTDGNQIKSVEVITTRAAKDDAEGAVGTINIVLKKNRMEGFNGTFNMTAGRGEKFRGNSSLSLNYKKNNTTVFGSYAYSDEKSHRKLLLDRVIQNKGEKTYFKQRSILDEKEQNHSYRFGVEQRTSARNTLTVQFNGSNNIEYNDNDSKTNVGKSFTTLDSLLISTSQFKELFDRYSANLNNEFRIDSNGRKLTLDLDWSKFKSSKRVGYNNQYFDGQMNAITPEEIQRSRMPIGIDIYVAKLDYEQPLSKVSKLEMGAKYSNVTSDNDLTFEDFLDNTWMNNTKRTNHFVYKEQIAAGYIDYNNTIGKWGLKIGARGEYTFSDGNSLTLNKQVKRNYFKLFPNANLTYTLDENHILSLGYARKITRPNYRQLNPFDYFIDKLTFERGNPYLNPQFSNEFTLNYTLMQRYNVTLGINDVRDAIVESMGQDSVLKQTWVIRENLGKNLTAYLNLNIPITVTKIWSMNNNITGIHFNFNGMVGGHPLKRKSFLLQATSMHNLKLAKSLSANVNLRYFSPFKYNVYDMRARWDMEVGATKTFKDQRSSLKLAVSDLFNTGNQNLKTNFGDFDSSIRQYQDRRVVRLTYSYKFGNLKNNYRKKDTSNEEKERAQ
- a CDS encoding LacI family DNA-binding transcriptional regulator; translated protein: MRFENYTIKDIAKALNLSTSTISRALRDSYEISPETKKIVLEYAEKINYRANPIARSLKERRSHSIGIIVSEIANNFFSQVINGVESIAYDKNFHIIISQTHESSERERLNVEYLTSRGIDGLLIALSSETEDISYLHQLKERGFPIVFFDRIPQQFDTYKVIVNNQQGAYDATQHLIKLGNKKIAHLTNSKSLSITKDRLIGYKKALMANHIDFDPDLVKYCQYGGLHLEEIESAIEELIRLGFDAIFISGDKLTTGYLHVVKKRNFEACNDIAIAGFTNSNVVELFSSKVTAIRQPAFEMGKIATELLIKLIEAKYPITEFETRVLPTELVIND